The Mangrovibacterium diazotrophicum DNA window AATACCTTGAATGGGCTGAATCAGCTGATTATCGTCGATCTCCATCGCCGCTTCATTCATGAGCCAGGCTCCTTCAATATCGTGGCCGTATGAAACCATTGTTGACTGCACCGTCCAATCATCATCAAAAAACAGGTTGAAGTGACCAGTTTCCCGATCAATAATTTTATCGGAAAAAATAGAAAGTAAGTCAGAAATATTTTGCTTCAACTTTTCGTCTGGACTAACACGATACAGGTTCGTGTAGGGCTCCAAAATATGCAGATGCGTATTCATCGACTTCGGCGAGTTATCATCCTTCAGACTGAGCCGCATGTCTTCCATCCGGTTCCACGAAGCATCCAATGCTTCCAGGTAGCCTCCGTTCGTTTTGTCCTTGAACTTCGATTCCAGAATCTCATAGAGCTTTTTCGCAAAAACCAGACTTTCTTTATTGCCGGTCGCGCGGAAATATTCTGAAAAAGCATAAATACCAAAGCCTTGCGCATAGGCTTGTTTACGGGTATTAAGCGGATGCCCCTCGAAATCGACAGACCATATCAATCCACCGTTTTCTACGTCCCAGAAATAATTCAACAAATAATCGAAAGCCCTTGCTGCCAGCGAGCGGTACTGTTCGTTTCCCAAATGTTTGTATGCTGCTGAAAAAGTCCACAAAATACGGGCATTCAAAACAACTCCCTTGAGTGCTCTTGGATTGGTTTTTCCCCAATGGTCAACCTGCCCGACAAAGCCGCCAAACCCATCATCCACAGCTGTTGTACTCCAGAAATTCAGGATACGGACCAACTCCGATTCCATTTCCGGAACCTGTTTCTTCAGCAATTCTAAAGCATTCAATTCATTCATAAAAAAAGCAATTAAAGCAGGTTCATAAAGTCTTTGTTCTGGTCAATCAGCTTTTTGATGTTTTGAACAGAAAGATGCGAATGCAACTGATCCTGCGGTGAATTCAGACAATAGTCGACAAGCTTATCAACCGTCGTTGTTGCCACGTGCATGCGTGTATCCGACGATGCGTAGTAGATAAACACGGAACCATCCTCGTCTTTGATCCAACCATTTGCAAACAAAACGTTCGATACATCGCCAACTCGCTCACCCTTGAGCGGCGCAATGAAATGGCCGTTTGGCTTGTGCGTTACAATCCAGGGCTTTTCCAGATCAGTCATGAACACATAAAGTGTGTAACGAAGGCCTGCCGCTGTGTTGCGAACACCATGAGCCAGCTGCAGCCAACCGTGCTCCGTCCGAATCGGTGCAGGCCCAAGGCCGTTTTTCACTTCGTAAATGGTATGATACGTTTTTGCATCCACGATCACTTCTTCTTTCACCTCCGGCTTTTCAATGTCATCTGCCAAACCGAAACCAATGCCACCACCTTTACCGGTATCTATAAATCCGTCCTGAGGACGTGTGTAGAAGGCGTATTTTCCGTCAACCAGGTGCGGAAAAAGCACCACATTGCGTTGCTGGCCACTGGTCGAAATCAAATCCGGCAAACGCTCCCACTCCACCAGGTCTTTGGTTCGGGCAATCCCGGCCGCTGCAACGGCACTGGATGTATCTCCGTCCGGAGCATCAGGGTCTTTGCGCTCGGTACAAAAGACACCGTAAATCCAGCCGTCATCATGTTGCGTCAAACGCATATCGTAGACATTAGTATCCGGATTTTCAGTTTGAGGCAGCGTAATTGGCCGGTCCCAAAACTTGAAGTTATCGATCCCGTTTGGACTCTCAGCCACTGCAAAAAACGACTTCCGATCGTTTCCTTCAGTACGCACCACCAGGATATATTTTCCATTGAACTTCATGGCACCGGCATTGAATGCCGCGTTAAAACCAATACGCTCCATAAAAAACGGGTTCGTCTCCTTGTTCAGGTCGTATCGCCAATGCAACGGAATGTGTTCCCGTGTCAGGATCGGATATTCGTAACGGTTATAAATACCGTTGTCGCTGAAAAGCTCGGTATTTTTTCGGGTAATTAAATTGTGCTGTTTTTGCTTTACCAGCTCCAATCTCTCCTCAAACAAATTAACAGGTATATTCATGGTTTTTGATTTATTTTTTCAGTTGATTGAATTCGTCGAGCAGCAGAATATTCGGCTGATCGAGTAAGTTCTTGACATCGTCTGCCGCCGGATGTCCCGGGTATGGAAAGAAGAAATGTTTCTTCGAGTCGTTGCGCCAAACCATCACATAGCTCAATTCCTTTTGCACCGTTGAATCTTTCAAAACTGCTCCGAGCGTTTGAGAATACCAGCTTGAGTCCGAAACCAGTTCCAATCCGGTCTCAGTCAAAGCGGCTAGCTTGTTCTTTCCTTTCGCCAGGTCAATGACGATATGTATTTTTCGGATGGCTTCTTTTTCACCACCCACTCGTCCAAGGTCGTAATAGTTATCCATCCCCAGAATATCGACAATGTCGTCTCCGGGATACCATTGCAGGTACTCTTCCGGGGTA harbors:
- a CDS encoding AGE family epimerase/isomerase, encoding MNELNALELLKKQVPEMESELVRILNFWSTTAVDDGFGGFVGQVDHWGKTNPRALKGVVLNARILWTFSAAYKHLGNEQYRSLAARAFDYLLNYFWDVENGGLIWSVDFEGHPLNTRKQAYAQGFGIYAFSEYFRATGNKESLVFAKKLYEILESKFKDKTNGGYLEALDASWNRMEDMRLSLKDDNSPKSMNTHLHILEPYTNLYRVSPDEKLKQNISDLLSIFSDKIIDRETGHFNLFFDDDWTVQSTMVSYGHDIEGAWLMNEAAMEIDDNQLIQPIQGIALKMVDATVREAMTADGSIYYEKEGDHLDKDRHWWPQAEAMVGLTDAWQISGDESYLQLAGKTWDFIQQNLLDREHGEWFWSIRDDGKPNDKEDKAGFWKCPYHNTRALIEIIHRLAKQ
- a CDS encoding glycoside hydrolase family 130 protein, which codes for MNIPVNLFEERLELVKQKQHNLITRKNTELFSDNGIYNRYEYPILTREHIPLHWRYDLNKETNPFFMERIGFNAAFNAGAMKFNGKYILVVRTEGNDRKSFFAVAESPNGIDNFKFWDRPITLPQTENPDTNVYDMRLTQHDDGWIYGVFCTERKDPDAPDGDTSSAVAAAGIARTKDLVEWERLPDLISTSGQQRNVVLFPHLVDGKYAFYTRPQDGFIDTGKGGGIGFGLADDIEKPEVKEEVIVDAKTYHTIYEVKNGLGPAPIRTEHGWLQLAHGVRNTAAGLRYTLYVFMTDLEKPWIVTHKPNGHFIAPLKGERVGDVSNVLFANGWIKDEDGSVFIYYASSDTRMHVATTTVDKLVDYCLNSPQDQLHSHLSVQNIKKLIDQNKDFMNLL